taaaaattcgttaaaaaaattttgaagttatttttgtttatattgtAAAGAGAATTatagttataaatattttaattatacatttatatgaaaaaaaaaagataagaaagtaaaatataaaaaataaatattctatcctttataagtaaaagtatgttatataattgtttcttttttcataattgagtatattttaatattaaaaatctATGTCATGGAAGAAAAATGCAAGTTACACttctatattaaaatatgtacttTGTTTCTCTTAACTTGGACatgttatttttacaataatatggtacgctaatattatttataaggATATATGAATTACacgtattttttttggtatctttttattaataatttttggtaaaataaaattacttatacttttatatcaTGGATATTTGCTTTTATAGAGGATATATAATGAATGTTTGAATGAGAAAAtctataatgatataaaattgGTTACAAGAACTTATCGTTTACTAGCAAAGCATAAACAGGGAAGGTGTTCAAATATTGCATCGATAAAAGTGAAGAAACCAAATAATAGAGAATACGAAAAAGAAGGCATGtacaataatgaaaaagtatataaaggaaaaaataaaccaCTAAATGAACATTCATTAAATGTTGCAGTAGAATATGGACAATCTAGGAAAAACAGGTCTTATTTGTGCAACAGAGAGAATTCATGTTCTGGAAAAAGAATTTTGGATAGCATgtactataaaaataaagtcaAGTATTCTACAAATTCtgattttaaatttttaaaagacagtataaaaggaaaaggatCTACGCTTTGTGCTTTATTGGGTTTCCATGGATTAATtggaataatattaattattttagaaCATACAAAGTCTTTGAAAAGTATTACTAGTGATATATGTAAAGACATTGGTTTAAATTCAACAGCATTGGGATTCGgtatattaacatttatagTTATACTAGCGACTATTTATCTcatcaaaataattataaaatttgtagagataataaataaaaaacgtGAAATACTTAATACGGCATATCCTCCTTTTCATAAAGACTTTTATAACAGTTATAGTGTA
The window above is part of the Plasmodium malariae genome assembly, chromosome: 10 genome. Proteins encoded here:
- the PmUG01_10050400 gene encoding Plasmodium exported protein, unknown function — its product is MEEKCKLHFYIKICTLFLLTWTCYFYNNMRIYNECLNEKIYNDIKLVTRTYRLLAKHKQGRCSNIASIKVKKPNNREYEKEGMYNNEKVYKGKNKPLNEHSLNVAVEYGQSRKNRSYLCNRENSCSGKRILDSMYYKNKVKYSTNSDFKFLKDSIKGKGSTLCALLGFHGLIGIILIILEHTKSLKSITSDICKDIGLNSTALGFGILTFIVILATIYLIKIIIKFVEIINKKREILNTAYPPFHKDFYNSYSV